The Rufibacter sp. DG15C region ACAGATCCGCAATAATCAAGTGCACGTTGCGGGTAGTACTGGCGTGTCTGAAGGAACCCGTGTCGGTCATGATGCCGGCGTACAAACACTCCCCAATGGCGGTATCTATCAGTTCTTCATCGCCTAAATCTCTAATCACTTCATAGACCAGTTCTGCGGTGGCCGCTGCGCTGGTGTTGGAGAACATGATCTCGGCGAAGGGCTCTGGCTCCAGGTGATGGTCAATCAAGACCTTGGTGCCTTTGGCCTCACGTATGTAGCCGCCCAGCTCATTGATGCGGCTCAAGGCGCTAAAGTCCAGACAGAACAGCACCTCGGCGTCTTTGATGATGGCCTGGGCCTGGGCGTCTGTGCGGTGGCTGTAAATAAGGACCTCGTCGTTGCCGCTCATCCAGTTAAGGAAGGAGGGGTAGTCTGTGGGGGTGATCACCGTTACCTGGTGGCCCTTTTTCTTTAGATACCCTGCCAGCCCCAGTGAAGATCCTAACGCGTCCGCATCCGGTTTATGGTGCGTGGTGATCATGATCTTCTTAGGCGATTGCAAAAGCTCTCGTAGCTCGTTGATTTGTTGCATTGTATACGCTCCACCCGCGTCAGAAAAAATGCGGGTATAAG contains the following coding sequences:
- a CDS encoding bifunctional oligoribonuclease/PAP phosphatase NrnA, producing the protein MQQINELRELLQSPKKIMITTHHKPDADALGSSLGLAGYLKKKGHQVTVITPTDYPSFLNWMSGNDEVLIYSHRTDAQAQAIIKDAEVLFCLDFSALSRINELGGYIREAKGTKVLIDHHLEPEPFAEIMFSNTSAAATAELVYEVIRDLGDEELIDTAIGECLYAGIMTDTGSFRHASTTRNVHLIIADLLHKGVDICKIHRNIYDSYSESRLRFLGYVLKDKLTVVREYNTAFIAVTSEELKQYNSQTGDTEGLVNFALSIEGVRFAALFIDRTEAVKISFRSVGDISVNEFARSHFSGGGHKNASGGISYLSLAETVEKFKSLLPQYADQLAK